A single genomic interval of Nostoc commune NIES-4072 harbors:
- the panB gene encoding 3-methyl-2-oxobutanoate hydroxymethyltransferase, translating to MAITTQQLIQWKQQGRSIVALTAWDYAIAQLIDAAGVDLILVGDSMAVVLGYETTLPITLDEMIYHAKSVRRGVKRALVVVDLPFLTYQESLQQAMHSAGRVLKETGAQAVKLEGGYPAIAETIARLVQAGIPVMGHVGLTPQSIHQLGLRQQGKTQEASERILQEAIALEQAGVFSLVLEHIPADLAMQITQKLNIPTIGIGAGTHCDGQVLVTSDVLGLTEKHPPFAKVYTNLRETITKAVQDYALEVRDRKFP from the coding sequence ATGGCAATTACTACCCAGCAATTAATTCAATGGAAACAACAGGGACGTTCAATTGTAGCGTTGACGGCCTGGGATTATGCGATCGCTCAACTCATCGATGCAGCTGGTGTAGACTTAATCCTTGTGGGTGATTCTATGGCAGTAGTTCTAGGGTATGAAACAACACTGCCGATAACTTTGGATGAGATGATATACCACGCCAAATCTGTGCGCCGTGGGGTTAAACGGGCATTAGTGGTAGTAGATTTACCATTCTTGACGTATCAAGAAAGTCTCCAGCAAGCGATGCACTCAGCTGGGCGGGTACTGAAGGAAACGGGCGCTCAAGCGGTAAAATTGGAAGGTGGCTATCCAGCGATCGCAGAAACTATTGCTCGTTTGGTTCAAGCTGGAATTCCGGTAATGGGTCATGTCGGTTTGACACCGCAATCAATACATCAACTCGGTTTGCGACAACAAGGGAAAACGCAAGAAGCGAGTGAGAGGATTTTACAAGAAGCGATCGCTCTGGAACAAGCAGGTGTATTTTCTCTTGTCTTAGAGCATATCCCCGCAGATTTGGCAATGCAGATTACACAAAAATTAAACATTCCGACAATCGGTATCGGTGCAGGAACTCACTGCGATGGACAAGTTTTAGTTACCTCAGATGTCCTCGGACTTACCGAAAAGCATCCACCATTTGCCAAAGTTTATACAAACTTGCGAGAAACGATTACCAAAGCCGTGCAAGATTATGCGCTGGAAGTACGCGATCGGAAATTTCCATAA
- the rcbX gene encoding RuBisCO chaperone RbcX, with product MNLKQIAKDTAKTLQSYLTYQALRTVLAQLGETNPPLALWLHNFSTDKIQDGEAYIEQLFREKPDLALRIMTVREHIAEEVADFLPEMVRTGIQQGNMEKRRQHLERITRIDTSNPSLQPEQQATSDPNLDNLSN from the coding sequence ATGAATCTTAAGCAAATTGCGAAGGACACAGCCAAGACTCTCCAAAGTTACCTGACTTATCAGGCTTTAAGGACAGTACTGGCACAGCTAGGCGAAACAAATCCTCCACTAGCACTTTGGTTGCATAACTTTTCCACTGACAAAATTCAGGATGGTGAAGCATACATTGAGCAATTGTTCCGAGAAAAGCCAGATTTGGCATTGCGGATCATGACTGTCAGAGAACATATTGCGGAGGAAGTTGCTGATTTTTTACCAGAAATGGTTCGCACTGGCATTCAACAAGGCAACATGGAAAAGCGTCGCCAGCATCTAGAACGCATCACACGAATAGACACATCTAACCCCAGTCTGCAACCAGAACAGCAAGCAACTTCAGATCCGAATTTAGATAACTTATCTAATTAG
- a CDS encoding VOC family protein → MLSSTQSVNSVLAPGNLRKVHHIALNVQDMQASRYFYGTILGLHELTGDEVPATLVELVASGKVANFITPDGTILDLFGEPDLTPPNPDPEKTFTRAYHLAFDIDPQLFDHAVTVIRENKIAIAHGPVTRPTGRGVYFYDPDGFMIEIRCDPEAS, encoded by the coding sequence ATGCTCTCTAGCACCCAATCCGTGAATAGTGTCCTTGCGCCAGGAAATCTGCGTAAAGTGCATCACATTGCCCTAAACGTCCAGGATATGCAAGCCTCGCGCTATTTTTATGGCACAATCCTGGGTTTGCATGAACTTACAGGTGACGAAGTACCCGCAACCCTAGTGGAACTTGTAGCATCTGGGAAAGTAGCCAACTTCATCACCCCGGATGGTACAATTCTGGATTTATTTGGAGAACCCGATTTAACACCACCAAATCCAGACCCAGAGAAGACTTTCACCAGAGCGTACCATCTAGCTTTTGACATCGATCCGCAGTTATTTGATCATGCGGTGACAGTGATCAGAGAAAATAAAATAGCGATCGCACATGGCCCAGTCACACGTCCTACTGGTAGAGGAGTGTATTTTTACGATCCAGATGGTTTTATGATTGAAATTCGTTGCGATCCAGAAGCTAGTTAA
- a CDS encoding type II toxin-antitoxin system Phd/YefM family antitoxin, protein MQQITLAEASQNLPDLIEAALGGEEIIIIKDNQPLVKLTPMSPLKHRRQPGSAKGLITISDDFDEPLEDFKEYME, encoded by the coding sequence ATGCAACAAATTACTCTAGCTGAAGCATCTCAAAACTTACCTGACTTAATTGAAGCAGCACTCGGAGGTGAGGAAATTATTATTATCAAAGATAATCAACCTTTGGTGAAGTTAACTCCTATGTCGCCACTTAAACACCGCCGTCAACCTGGAAGTGCTAAGGGTTTAATTACAATATCTGATGACTTTGATGAACCACTGGAAGATTTTAAGGAATATATGGAATGA
- a CDS encoding form I ribulose bisphosphate carboxylase large subunit, with the protein MSYAQTKTQSKSGYQAGVKDYRLTYYTPDYTPKDTDLLAAFRMTPQPGVPPEEAGAAVAAESSTGTWTTVWTDLLTDLDRYKGRCYDIEPVPGEDNQYICYVAYPLDLFEEGSVTNVLTSIVGNVFGFKALRALRLEDIRFPVAYIKTFQGPPHGIQVERDKLNKYGRPLLGCTIKPKLGLSAKNYGRAVYECLRGGLDFTKDDENINSAPFQRWRDRFLFVAEAINKSQAETGEIKGHYLNVTAPTCEEMLKRAEYAKELKMPIIMHDYLTAGFTANTTLARWCRDNGILLHIHRAMHAVIDRQKNHGIHFRVLAKALRLSGGDHIHTGTVVGKLEGERGITMGFVDLLRENYIEQDKSRGIYFTQDWASLPGVMAVASGGIHVWHMPALVEIFGDDSVLQFGGGTLGHPWGNAPGATANRVALEAVVQARNEGRNLAREGNDIIREAAKWSPELAVACELWKEIKFEFEAMDTV; encoded by the coding sequence ATGTCTTACGCTCAAACGAAGACTCAGAGCAAGTCTGGGTATCAAGCCGGGGTTAAAGATTACAGACTAACTTATTACACACCCGATTACACACCAAAAGATACCGATCTTCTAGCTGCGTTCCGCATGACACCCCAGCCTGGTGTTCCTCCCGAAGAAGCAGGTGCGGCTGTAGCGGCTGAGTCTTCCACAGGTACTTGGACAACTGTGTGGACAGACTTGCTCACCGACCTTGATCGCTACAAAGGTCGTTGCTACGATATCGAACCAGTTCCTGGTGAAGACAACCAGTACATTTGCTACGTTGCCTATCCTCTGGACTTGTTTGAAGAAGGTTCTGTAACCAACGTTTTGACCTCAATTGTAGGTAACGTATTTGGTTTCAAAGCTCTGCGGGCATTGCGTTTAGAAGATATTCGCTTTCCAGTAGCTTACATCAAGACCTTCCAAGGGCCTCCTCACGGTATCCAAGTTGAGCGCGACAAGTTAAACAAATACGGTCGTCCTTTGCTGGGTTGTACCATTAAGCCCAAATTGGGTCTTTCTGCTAAGAACTACGGACGCGCTGTATACGAATGCTTACGCGGTGGTTTGGACTTCACCAAAGACGATGAAAACATCAACTCCGCACCATTCCAAAGATGGCGCGATCGCTTCTTGTTCGTAGCTGAAGCTATCAACAAATCACAAGCAGAAACCGGTGAAATTAAAGGTCACTACCTAAACGTTACTGCTCCTACCTGTGAAGAAATGCTAAAGCGGGCTGAGTACGCAAAAGAACTCAAAATGCCCATCATCATGCATGACTACCTAACCGCAGGTTTCACCGCCAACACCACATTGGCTCGTTGGTGCCGTGATAACGGTATCCTGCTACACATTCACCGTGCTATGCACGCTGTAATTGACCGTCAAAAGAACCACGGTATCCACTTCCGTGTATTGGCTAAAGCCCTACGTTTGTCTGGTGGTGACCACATCCACACTGGCACCGTAGTTGGTAAGTTGGAAGGTGAGCGTGGCATCACAATGGGCTTCGTTGACCTGTTGCGTGAAAACTACATCGAGCAAGACAAGTCTCGTGGTATTTACTTTACCCAAGACTGGGCTTCTCTACCTGGTGTAATGGCAGTTGCTTCTGGTGGTATCCACGTATGGCACATGCCCGCGCTGGTAGAAATCTTTGGTGATGACTCCGTACTACAATTCGGTGGTGGTACTCTGGGACATCCTTGGGGTAACGCTCCTGGTGCAACCGCTAACCGCGTCGCCTTGGAAGCCGTTGTTCAAGCTCGTAACGAAGGCCGTAACTTGGCTCGTGAAGGTAACGATATCATCCGCGAAGCTGCCAAGTGGTCTCCTGAACTAGCTGTTGCTTGCGAACTGTGGAAAGAAATCAAGTTCGAGTTTGAAGCAATGGATACCGTCTGA
- a CDS encoding type II toxin-antitoxin system VapC family toxin, with protein sequence MILLLDTHTFIWYVTDNSRLSNQVLEFINDENNEILLSIASLWEIAINQNLGKLSFNQPFEIFITQQLNLNDFRLLDIKINHIAVVATLPLHHRDPFDRILIAQALVENIPILSADKIFDAYPTRRLW encoded by the coding sequence ATGATATTACTGTTGGATACACATACTTTTATTTGGTATGTGACTGACAATTCAAGGCTTAGTAATCAAGTACTAGAGTTCATCAATGATGAGAATAATGAGATTTTGCTAAGTATCGCTAGTCTATGGGAAATAGCTATTAATCAGAATTTAGGAAAACTTAGTTTCAATCAGCCATTTGAAATATTTATCACACAGCAACTCAACCTCAACGATTTTAGGTTACTCGATATCAAAATTAACCATATTGCTGTTGTTGCCACACTACCTTTACATCATCGCGATCCATTTGACCGAATTTTAATTGCACAAGCACTCGTAGAAAATATACCTATCCTGAGTGCTGATAAAATTTTCGATGCATATCCAACAAGACGTTTATGGTAG
- a CDS encoding ribulose bisphosphate carboxylase small subunit, with translation MGYYIAPRFLDKLAVHITKNFLKLPGVRVPVILGIHGRKGEGKTFQCQLVFEKMGIEVTHISGGELESPDAGDPARLIRLRYRETAELIKVRGKMCVLMINDLDAGAGRFDEGTQYTVNTQLVNATLMNIADNPTDVQLPGSYDSTPLHRVPIIVTGNDFSTLYAPLIRDGRMEKFYWEPNRDDKVGIVKGIFEPDGLSQKEVEQLVDTFVNQSIDFFSALRSRIYDEQIRNYIHQVGFERVSLNVVNSTEGPPEFRKPDFRLSHLIESGNFLVGEQKRVENSHLVDDYNRLNRGRNSQSAPPAAVTPINQPSSNGATQEAKTNGFQKQEASSTHLTLDTQAQIRQLLSQGYKISIEHVDERRFRTGAWQTCVHSHIDAESDAISNLESTLTEYSGEYVRLVGIDPKAKRRVVETIIQRPNGKN, from the coding sequence ATGGGTTACTACATCGCTCCCCGCTTTCTAGACAAACTGGCTGTCCACATCACTAAAAACTTTCTAAAGCTTCCTGGCGTGAGAGTTCCCGTGATTTTAGGTATTCACGGACGCAAAGGAGAAGGCAAAACATTTCAATGTCAATTAGTCTTCGAGAAAATGGGTATCGAAGTAACTCACATATCTGGCGGCGAGTTGGAAAGTCCAGATGCAGGAGATCCAGCGCGGTTGATTCGGCTGCGCTATCGAGAAACAGCAGAACTAATCAAAGTACGCGGCAAAATGTGTGTACTGATGATTAACGATTTAGATGCGGGGGCTGGACGCTTTGATGAAGGGACTCAATATACTGTAAATACGCAGTTAGTGAATGCCACACTGATGAATATTGCTGATAATCCCACAGATGTGCAGTTGCCTGGAAGCTATGATTCCACGCCTTTACATCGTGTACCGATTATTGTCACAGGTAATGATTTTTCTACTCTCTATGCACCGTTAATTCGGGATGGACGGATGGAGAAATTTTACTGGGAACCAAACCGAGATGACAAGGTAGGAATTGTCAAGGGAATTTTTGAACCGGATGGATTGTCACAGAAGGAAGTTGAACAGCTAGTTGATACTTTTGTCAATCAGTCAATTGACTTTTTTAGCGCTTTGCGATCGCGCATTTATGATGAACAAATCCGCAACTACATCCATCAAGTAGGTTTTGAGCGGGTATCCTTGAATGTGGTTAATAGTACTGAAGGGCCACCAGAATTTAGAAAACCAGATTTCAGGCTGTCTCACTTAATCGAGTCTGGTAACTTCCTCGTTGGTGAACAAAAACGGGTGGAAAATTCCCATTTGGTTGATGATTACAACCGACTCAATCGAGGTAGAAATTCTCAATCTGCACCACCTGCTGCTGTAACACCAATTAATCAGCCATCAAGCAATGGTGCAACTCAAGAAGCAAAAACTAATGGATTCCAGAAGCAGGAAGCATCCAGTACCCATTTAACCCTAGATACACAAGCTCAAATTAGGCAATTATTATCTCAAGGTTACAAAATTAGTATTGAACACGTCGATGAGCGCCGTTTCCGCACAGGTGCTTGGCAAACTTGTGTTCATAGCCACATTGATGCAGAGTCTGATGCAATTTCAAATTTGGAATCAACTCTGACAGAATATAGCGGTGAGTACGTGCGCTTGGTTGGTATTGATCCAAAAGCCAAGCGCCGGGTGGTGGAGACAATTATTCAACGTCCGAATGGAAAGAATTAG
- a CDS encoding GDSL-type esterase/lipase family protein, whose protein sequence is MSSVHIAEVRICFVGDSFVNGTGDQECLGWTGRVCTNANKRGYDITYYNLGIRRDTSTDIARRWLQEVSLRLPKEYDGRVVFSFGLNDTTLENGKTRVDLVDSIKNAREILSKAQKLYPVLMVGPAPYAEQKDGQRTNRNTDLSKQFALICNELNIPYLDLFPILEKSNIWINEARANDGVHPRAGGYAEFAQIVENWDSWLNWFPLNLIEHSKLG, encoded by the coding sequence ATGAGTTCAGTACATATAGCAGAAGTAAGGATTTGTTTTGTTGGTGACTCTTTTGTTAATGGTACTGGCGATCAAGAATGTCTTGGTTGGACAGGGAGAGTATGTACAAATGCTAATAAAAGAGGTTATGACATTACTTACTATAATTTAGGAATTAGGCGTGATACGAGTACTGATATAGCAAGGCGTTGGTTACAAGAAGTATCACTGCGATTACCCAAAGAATATGATGGTAGAGTTGTGTTTTCTTTTGGATTGAATGACACAACATTAGAAAATGGTAAAACTCGCGTGGATTTGGTAGATTCTATCAAAAATGCCCGTGAAATTTTAAGTAAAGCTCAAAAGCTATATCCTGTTTTGATGGTTGGCCCTGCACCCTACGCAGAACAAAAAGATGGTCAAAGAACGAACAGAAATACTGATTTATCTAAACAGTTTGCTTTAATTTGCAATGAATTGAATATACCTTATTTAGACCTTTTTCCGATATTAGAAAAATCAAATATCTGGATTAATGAAGCAAGAGCTAATGATGGTGTTCATCCAAGAGCAGGCGGTTATGCAGAATTTGCCCAAATCGTGGAAAATTGGGATAGTTGGTTAAATTGGTTTCCTCTGAACTTAATTGAGCATTCAAAGTTAGGATAG
- a CDS encoding ribulose bisphosphate carboxylase small subunit, with protein MQTLPKERRYETLSYLPPLSDAQIAKQIQYILNQGYIPAIEFNETSEPTELYWTMWKLPLFGAKSTQEVLSEVQGCRSQFNTSYIRVVGFDNIKQCQVLSFLVHKPNKANRY; from the coding sequence ATGCAAACTTTACCAAAAGAGCGTCGTTACGAAACCCTTTCTTATCTACCACCTCTGTCTGACGCTCAAATTGCCAAGCAGATTCAGTACATTTTGAATCAAGGTTACATTCCAGCGATCGAATTTAACGAAACTTCTGAGCCAACAGAATTATATTGGACAATGTGGAAGTTGCCTTTGTTCGGTGCTAAATCTACTCAAGAAGTATTGAGCGAAGTTCAAGGATGCCGTTCTCAATTCAACACCAGCTATATCCGTGTTGTGGGTTTTGACAACATCAAGCAGTGCCAAGTTCTCAGCTTTCTTGTTCACAAACCTAACAAAGCTAATAGATACTAA
- a CDS encoding aminoglycoside N(3)-acetyltransferase, with protein sequence MSESKVILNTPSPRTCQSLAKDLLDAGLTPGMNVIVHSSLSSLGWVCGGSVAVVQALMDVITPAGTLVMPTYSGDLSDPNTWQAPAVPTDWWSIIYETMPAFDPKVTPTRRMGKIVETFRTWQGVVRSSHPTVSFAAWGKHAEKIIFDHALENSLGESSPLARLYELNGSVLLLGVGYDRCTSFHLAEYRVDRTLRVSRGAPILETGQRIWKVYTDIEFDDDCFVEIGAAFEQTGHVKVSTVGSAQTKLLSIRNGVDFAVNWLTTHPR encoded by the coding sequence ATGAGTGAATCAAAAGTAATTTTAAATACACCATCACCTCGTACTTGTCAAAGTTTGGCTAAGGACTTGTTGGACGCAGGTTTAACTCCAGGTATGAATGTGATAGTACACTCTTCTCTTAGTTCGCTGGGATGGGTTTGTGGTGGTTCAGTCGCAGTAGTTCAAGCACTGATGGATGTGATTACGCCAGCAGGAACTCTCGTAATGCCTACCTATTCTGGTGATTTGTCTGACCCTAATACGTGGCAAGCACCAGCTGTTCCCACTGACTGGTGGTCAATTATATATGAAACAATGCCAGCTTTTGATCCAAAAGTAACTCCTACGCGACGTATGGGCAAGATTGTTGAAACTTTCCGAACTTGGCAAGGCGTAGTGCGGAGTTCTCATCCGACGGTTTCCTTTGCTGCTTGGGGAAAGCACGCCGAAAAGATTATCTTTGATCATGCCTTAGAAAACTCTCTTGGAGAAAGTTCACCATTAGCTCGTCTTTATGAGTTGAACGGTTCGGTGCTATTATTAGGAGTTGGATACGATCGCTGCACGAGTTTTCATTTAGCAGAATACCGGGTTGATCGAACACTGCGAGTTAGCAGGGGTGCGCCAATTCTGGAAACGGGACAGCGAATCTGGAAAGTTTACACAGATATTGAATTTGACGATGACTGTTTTGTTGAGATCGGTGCAGCTTTTGAACAAACTGGTCATGTCAAAGTTTCAACAGTTGGTTCTGCACAAACCAAGCTATTGTCTATCAGAAACGGTGTTGATTTTGCCGTTAATTGGTTGACAACTCATCCCAGATAA
- a CDS encoding DUF4385 domain-containing protein has protein sequence MAFDYSLDFKNIDFRQHPELYRVGKGEQGVLLVEPYKSEILPYWRFKTPDIARESSEKIYEMFLDYLEKDDFIGADMARKFIQMGYTRSRRYANHKSGRKYKQNSEDSGSKKEILPYEVDPVKAESAAIFKAKWVEAKTNEKYQKLLAKHKQMYELE, from the coding sequence ATGGCTTTTGATTATTCTTTAGACTTTAAAAATATTGATTTTCGCCAACATCCTGAACTCTATCGTGTTGGTAAGGGTGAGCAGGGTGTACTTTTGGTTGAACCATACAAATCAGAAATTCTTCCTTACTGGCGGTTCAAAACCCCTGATATTGCTAGAGAGTCAAGTGAAAAAATATACGAGATGTTTCTTGATTATTTAGAGAAAGATGATTTTATTGGCGCGGATATGGCACGAAAGTTTATCCAAATGGGCTATACTCGCTCTCGCCGTTATGCTAATCATAAAAGTGGTAGGAAGTATAAACAAAATTCGGAAGATTCAGGTTCCAAAAAAGAGATTCTTCCCTATGAAGTAGACCCAGTTAAAGCGGAATCAGCAGCAATATTTAAAGCCAAGTGGGTAGAAGCAAAGACAAATGAGAAATATCAAAAGCTTTTAGCCAAACATAAGCAGATGTATGAGCTAGAGTAA
- a CDS encoding ligand-binding sensor domain-containing protein: MGTVSKGNVTVVLFCKRTSLLTTSILLGLIALPSIGWAQKTPDINSSDLTPAYPPSAPPPRVEPLPDERGVQENSPKTDYRVGNLLGDITGNLWVGSWRGLSRIDPKTGKIISRVSLPNVAIGALAQDKVGRLWVGSYDGLFRVDPRTSEITAQNLFLPSKRVLSLLVDKRGYLWTGTDSGLALISPDQGLIMTTLKNLPGVSANTLTLDAEGQLWVGTLDGLVRINTASAAIMKRIADLPGTTVQALAISPEGLIWAGMPNNLLVINPKTGAVLRSVTRLRGRDVTAIRFAKDGSVWVGTNNGLLRLNPNTGAVLDAEVAGLPSSRVLALAPDIANKLWIGTSEGLAWLMPKTDSAKPHIAFSRAVK, translated from the coding sequence ATGGGTACTGTCTCCAAAGGAAATGTCACCGTGGTATTGTTTTGCAAGCGTACTAGTTTATTGACTACTTCTATCTTGCTGGGGTTGATAGCTTTGCCAAGTATAGGATGGGCACAAAAAACCCCTGATATTAATTCATCTGATTTAACTCCTGCTTACCCACCTTCTGCACCGCCACCGCGAGTAGAACCTTTGCCCGATGAGCGAGGAGTGCAAGAAAATTCGCCAAAAACTGATTATCGTGTCGGTAATTTACTGGGAGATATTACTGGCAATCTTTGGGTAGGTTCTTGGCGGGGACTATCGCGGATTGATCCTAAAACCGGCAAGATTATTTCTCGTGTTAGTTTACCGAATGTTGCTATTGGTGCTTTAGCCCAAGACAAAGTAGGACGTTTGTGGGTAGGAAGTTATGATGGACTGTTCCGAGTAGACCCCCGTACTAGTGAAATCACGGCGCAGAATTTATTTTTGCCTTCTAAACGGGTGTTGTCATTGTTAGTTGACAAAAGGGGTTATTTGTGGACTGGAACCGATAGCGGTTTAGCCCTAATTAGTCCCGACCAAGGCTTGATTATGACAACATTAAAAAATCTGCCTGGTGTCAGCGCCAACACCCTGACTTTAGATGCTGAAGGTCAACTGTGGGTTGGCACTCTTGATGGACTGGTGCGGATAAATACTGCTAGTGCTGCGATTATGAAGCGGATAGCCGATTTACCAGGGACGACTGTCCAAGCTTTAGCTATCAGTCCAGAAGGGTTAATTTGGGCGGGAATGCCAAATAATTTGCTAGTTATTAACCCAAAAACTGGTGCAGTGTTACGGTCTGTGACTCGCCTGCGTGGGCGTGACGTGACAGCAATACGTTTTGCTAAAGATGGTAGTGTCTGGGTTGGGACTAACAATGGTTTGTTACGATTAAATCCAAATACAGGAGCTGTGTTAGATGCAGAAGTTGCTGGACTTCCTTCTAGTCGGGTTCTTGCCCTTGCACCTGACATCGCTAATAAATTATGGATCGGCACTAGTGAAGGTCTAGCTTGGTTAATGCCTAAAACCGACAGTGCAAAACCACATATTGCTTTCAGTCGCGCCGTTAAGTAA